In the Arachis ipaensis cultivar K30076 chromosome B10, Araip1.1, whole genome shotgun sequence genome, one interval contains:
- the LOC107623730 gene encoding uncharacterized protein LOC107623730 isoform X1, producing the protein MRIINKESPTMAVGVVKCNYIRKRKRASLKQKLLLNERVEVRSVEDGFMGSWHPGTVIHCGKQKRHVRYDNVLEDDGSSHVVDVVAVSPVVDGVSVSDSNVERGYIRPMPPMFEFGGWDLPFGLCVDVSYQEAWWEGVIFDHCNGMDERRVFFPDLGDEMKIGIHHLRMTHDWDEFADDWKPRGNWVFLELVEECERLSYVAVSVKQIWYDVRVRKEFESLIRDWTCDEKELWRDLVMEVAGDYYALTLQDILPALKIDFLEETPRTELVEPTAIADSDDVPTNAFGSCTGITDVSEEKGDSANLMDCDQNSGSIDHIQEENNIDTLIAGAFDEQNMSELNVNVPEEEDVRSREPISPIQQIFPEDQKETSSHRHVRSPVLWKPLVLSEVEFCPEVIKQYTLGCESKRVRELLKTKVRKHLAYIGWTIEVTEDRYFAGRYRYRYKPPGEQGTKFYTSIAKACRYIKQNEPLVSQNDPGRMHDMVDSSILHLLSDQSRSNRVDDAYNSTVASSSSAKVVVEPEFCPEAVVKYYLHALENRHADKRKWNLKAKQHLLAEGWVFDYPTEKRRRTLYKSPKNQTLGTLQGACRLYIKESIPKWTISSMRPMHLSVGNEESVHSDDLLRCVSQLVQREPELHNGLPVSTSKGNGNENNPRSKNSKNSSRKRHRNGVPTRVLRSSKRVQKVLAPGFLHQKPQNILSWLIDNNIFSAKCKVYFREKRGKNSIKAEGRIGRDGIKCCCCQEIYSLCGFANHAGSNSNHRPSASIFLKDGRSLLDCQIQVMHEKTKEEKTEKQSNDLCRGENDNICSVCQYGGELILCDQCPSAFHMSCLGLKVIPGGDWFCPSCRCGICSEIKGDKGKQFLNCIQCERKYHLECLRNGTVDKLRRMAKWFCGNKCEQIYTSLHKQLGKPIAVDADNLTWTLIKSVDSENCDVGSAKDKYLAENYSKLNIALSVMHECFEPLQNPSSSRDLMEDVIFSRWSELNRTNFQGFYTVLLERNEELISVATFRVYGEKVAEVPLVGTRFQYRRLGMCRILMNELEKMLTQLGVERLVLPAVPGVLETWTKSFGFDQMTEFQRSEFLDYTFLDFQGAIMCQKLLGKESQSPDSVITREILPASGSVKCKIDFEKFSSGSDEVYQGEETDESRMTDVQMVEYVSLLSTIKQENKS; encoded by the exons ATGAGAATAATAAACAAAGAA TCTCCAACAATGGCGGTTGGTGTCGTGAAGTGTAATTACATCAGAAAACGCAAAAGAGCATCATTGAAGCAAAAACTTCTTCTTAATGAGAGAGTTGAG GTAAGGAGTGTGGAAGATGGGTTTATGGGGTCATGGCACCCAGGTACAGTTATACATTGTGGCAAACAAAAGCGTCATGTGAGGTATGACAATGTATTGGAAGATGATGGATCAAGCCATGTTGTTGATGTGGTTGCTGTTTCACCTGTTGTGGATGGTGTTAGTGTTTCAGATTCTAATGTTGAGCGTGGCTACATTAGGCCAATGCCTCCGATGTTTGAATTTGGTGGATGGGACCTCCCATTTGGACTTTGTGTCGACGTAAGTTACCAAGAAGCATGGTGGGAAGGTGTTATTTTTGATCACTGCAATGGAATGGATGAGAGGAGGGTGTTCTTCCCTGATTTGGGTGATGAGATGAAAATTGGGATCCATCATTTGAGGATGACTCATGATTGGGATGAATTTGCCGACGATTGGAAGCCAAGGGGGAACTGGGTTTTTCTTGAATTGGTAGAGGAGTGTGAGAGGTTGTCCTATGTTGCTGTCTCAGTGAAGCAGATTTGGTATGATGTGAGGGTTAGGAAGGAGTTTGAGAGCCTTATTAGGGATTGGACTTGTGATGAGAAGGAATTGTGGAGAGATCTTGTTATGGAGGTAGCTGGTGACTACTATGCTCTCACATTGCAAGACATTTTGCCAGCATTAAAAATTGATTTCTTGGAAGAAACTCCAAGAACCGAGTTAGTTGAGCCTACTGCTATTGCTGATAGTGATGATGTTCCCACTAATGCATTTGGTTCTTGCACAGGAATAACTGATGTCTCTGAGGAGAAAGGTGACTCCGCGAATCTAATGGATTGTGATCAAAACTCTGGTAGCATCGATCATATTCAAGAGGAAAACAATATAGATACTTTGATTGCTGGGGCCTTTGACGAGCAAAATATGTCAGAGTTAAATGTGAATGTACCTGAGGAGGAAGATGTGAGGTCAAGAGAACCGATATCTCCAATTCAGCAAATATTTCCTGAAGATCAAAAGGAAACTTCCAGCCATAGACATGTTCGTTCACCTGTGCTTTGGAAACCTTTGGTGTTGTCAGAAGTTGAATTCTGTCCTGAGGTTATTAAGCAATACACACTTGGATGTGAGAGCAAGAGGGTTAGGGAACTCTTGAAGACAAAAGTGAGAAAACATCTTGCTTATATTGGATGGACAATTGAGGTGACTGAAGACAGGTATTTTGCTGGGCGATACAGATACAGATACAAGCCACCTGGTGAACAAGGCACAAAATTTTACACTTCAATTGCCAAAGCTTGTAGATATATTAAGCAAAATGAACCTCTGGTGTCCCAAAATGACCCGGGTAGGATGCATGATATGGTCGATAGTAGCATTCTACATCTTCTTTCTGATCAATCGCGTAGCAATCGGGTTGATGATGCTTATAATTCTacggtggcgtcttcctcttctgcGAAAGTTGTAGTTGAACCTGAATTTTGTCCGGAAGCTGTTGTGAAATATTACTTGCATGCATTAGAGAATCGCCATGCTGATAAAAGGAAATGGAACTTGAAAGCAAAACAACATCTGTTAGCAGAAGGATGGGTTTTTGACTATCCAACTGAGAAACGGAGGAGAACATTGTACAAGTCTCCGAAAAATCAGACTTTGGGAACACTTCAAGGTGCTTGTAGGCTATACATTAAAGAAAGTATTCCCAAATGGACAATTTCCAGCATGAGACCTATGCATCTCTCTGTTGGTAACGAAGAAAGTGTTCATAGTGATGATCTATTACGTTGTGTCTCACAATTGGTTCAAAGGGAACCTGAATTACACAATGGTTTGCCAGTGAGTACTTCAAAAGGGAATGGGAATGAAAACAATCCTCGCTCGAAGAATTCAAAGAATAGCTCCCGAAAGCGCCATAGGAATGGAGTACCTACACGGGTGCTAAGATCAAGCAAAAGGGTGCAGAAAGTGCTTGCCCCTGGATTCTTACACCAAAAACCTCAAAATATTTTGTCTTGGTTAATAGATAACAACATCTTTTCGGCAAAGTGTAAGGTCTATTTCAGGGAAAAACGTGGCAAGAATTCAATCAAGGCTGAGGGGCGCATAGGTCGTGATGGAATCAAGTGTTGCTGTTGTCAAGAGATATACAGTCTTTGTGGCTTTGCTAATCATGCTGGTTCCAATAGTAACCACAGACCTTCTGCTAGTATCTTCTTGAAAGACGGTCGCTCGCTACTGGATTGCCAGATTCAAGTAATGCATGAAAAAACGAAGGAGGAGAAAACGGAGAAACAATCAAATGATCTTTGTCGAGGGGAAAACGACAACATTTGTTCTGTGTGTCAATATGGGGGTGAACTTATCTTGTGTGATCAATGTCCTTCTGCATTTCATATGAGTTGTCTAGGTTTGAAG GTAATTCCTGGTGGTGACTGGTTTTGTCCATCATGTCGATGTGGAATTTGCAGCGAAATCAAGGGGGATAAGGGCAAACAATTTCTTAATTGCATTCAATGTGAACGTAAAT ATCATCTTGAGTGCTTGAGAAATGGAACAGTAGATAAATTAAGACGTATGGCAAAATGGTTCTGTGGAAACAAATGTGAACAG ATATACACCAGCCTGCATAAACAATTAGGAAAACCAATTGCAGTGGATGCAGacaatctaacttggacattgatcAAGTCTGTTGACTCTGAGAATTGTGATGTTGGTTCTGCTAAAGACAAATACTTGGCAGAGAATTACAGCAAACTCAATATTGCACTTTCTGTGATGCATGAATGCTTTGAGCCCCTACAGAACCCTTCCTCTAGCAGAGATCTCATGGAAGATGTCATATTCAGCAGATG GTCTGAGCTTAATAGAACGAATTTCCAGGGTTTCTACACTGTACTTCTTGAAAGAAATGAAGAACTGATAAGCGTGGCAACTTTTAG GGTGTATGGAGAGAAGGTCGCAGAAGTACCACTTGTAGGTACGAGATTTCAGTACCGTCGACTTGGAATGTGTCGCATTTTAATGAATGAACTTGAAAAG ATGCTCACACAGCTAGGGGTGGAGAGGCTAGTTTTGCCTGCTGTTCCTGGTGTGCTCGAGACATGGACGAAATCTTTTGGCTTTGACCAGATGACAGAATTCCAAAGATCAGAGTTTCTGGACTACACTTTCCTAGATTTTCAAGGAGCCATCATGTGCCAAAAGCTATTGGGAAAGGAGAGTCAATCTCCGGATTCAGTTATAACAAGAG AGATCCTGCCAGCATCAGGCTCTGTTaaatgtaaaattgattttgaaaagttcAGTTCTGGATCTGATGAAGTATACCAAGGAGAGGAAACTGATGAAAGTAGAATGACAGATGTACAAATGGTGGAGTACGTCTCGCTGTTGTCGACGATTAAACAAGAAAACAAATCTTAA
- the LOC107623730 gene encoding uncharacterized protein LOC107623730 isoform X4 has translation MRIINKESPTMAVGVVKCNYIRKRKRASLKQKLLLNERVEVRSVEDGFMGSWHPGTVIHCGKQKRHVRYDNVLEDDGSSHVVDVVAVSPVVDGVSVSDSNVERGYIRPMPPMFEFGGWDLPFGLCVDVSYQEAWWEGVIFDHCNGMDERRVFFPDLGDEMKIGIHHLRMTHDWDEFADDWKPRGNWVFLELVEECERLSYVAVSVKQIWYDVRVRKEFESLIRDWTCDEKELWRDLVMEVAGDYYALTLQDILPALKIDFLEETPRTELVEPTAIADSDDVPTNAFGSCTGITDVSEEKGDSANLMDCDQNSGSIDHIQEENNIDTLIAGAFDEQNMSELNVNVPEEEDVRSREPISPIQQIFPEDQKETSSHRHVRSPVLWKPLVLSEVEFCPEVIKQYTLGCESKRVRELLKTKVRKHLAYIGWTIEVTEDRYFAGRYRYRYKPPGEQGTKFYTSIAKACRYIKQNEPLVSQNDPGRMHDMVDSSILHLLSDQSRSNRVDDAYNSTVASSSSAKVVVEPEFCPEAVVKYYLHALENRHADKRKWNLKAKQHLLAEGWVFDYPTEKRRRTLYKSPKNQTLGTLQGACRLYIKESIPKWTISSMRPMHLSVGNEESVHSDDLLRCVSQLVQREPELHNGLPVSTSKGNGNENNPRSKNSKNSSRKRHRNGVPTRVLRSSKRVQKVLAPGFLHQKPQNILSWLIDNNIFSAKCKVYFREKRGKNSIKAEGRIGRDGIKCCCCQEIYSLCGFANHAGSNSNHRPSASIFLKDGRSLLDCQIQVMHEKTKEEKTEKQSNDLCRGENDNICSVCQYGGELILCDQCPSAFHMSCLGLKVIPGGDWFCPSCRCGICSEIKGDKGKQFLNCIQCERKYHLECLRNGTVDKLRRMAKWFCGNKCEQIYTSLHKQLGKPIAVDADNLTWTLIKSVDSENCDVGSAKDKYLAENYSKLNIALSVMHECFEPLQNPSSSRDLMEDVIFSRWSELNRTNFQGFYTVLLERNEELISVATFRVYGEKVAEVPLVGTRFQYRRLGMCRILMNELEKLVIITDSTLLH, from the exons ATGAGAATAATAAACAAAGAA TCTCCAACAATGGCGGTTGGTGTCGTGAAGTGTAATTACATCAGAAAACGCAAAAGAGCATCATTGAAGCAAAAACTTCTTCTTAATGAGAGAGTTGAG GTAAGGAGTGTGGAAGATGGGTTTATGGGGTCATGGCACCCAGGTACAGTTATACATTGTGGCAAACAAAAGCGTCATGTGAGGTATGACAATGTATTGGAAGATGATGGATCAAGCCATGTTGTTGATGTGGTTGCTGTTTCACCTGTTGTGGATGGTGTTAGTGTTTCAGATTCTAATGTTGAGCGTGGCTACATTAGGCCAATGCCTCCGATGTTTGAATTTGGTGGATGGGACCTCCCATTTGGACTTTGTGTCGACGTAAGTTACCAAGAAGCATGGTGGGAAGGTGTTATTTTTGATCACTGCAATGGAATGGATGAGAGGAGGGTGTTCTTCCCTGATTTGGGTGATGAGATGAAAATTGGGATCCATCATTTGAGGATGACTCATGATTGGGATGAATTTGCCGACGATTGGAAGCCAAGGGGGAACTGGGTTTTTCTTGAATTGGTAGAGGAGTGTGAGAGGTTGTCCTATGTTGCTGTCTCAGTGAAGCAGATTTGGTATGATGTGAGGGTTAGGAAGGAGTTTGAGAGCCTTATTAGGGATTGGACTTGTGATGAGAAGGAATTGTGGAGAGATCTTGTTATGGAGGTAGCTGGTGACTACTATGCTCTCACATTGCAAGACATTTTGCCAGCATTAAAAATTGATTTCTTGGAAGAAACTCCAAGAACCGAGTTAGTTGAGCCTACTGCTATTGCTGATAGTGATGATGTTCCCACTAATGCATTTGGTTCTTGCACAGGAATAACTGATGTCTCTGAGGAGAAAGGTGACTCCGCGAATCTAATGGATTGTGATCAAAACTCTGGTAGCATCGATCATATTCAAGAGGAAAACAATATAGATACTTTGATTGCTGGGGCCTTTGACGAGCAAAATATGTCAGAGTTAAATGTGAATGTACCTGAGGAGGAAGATGTGAGGTCAAGAGAACCGATATCTCCAATTCAGCAAATATTTCCTGAAGATCAAAAGGAAACTTCCAGCCATAGACATGTTCGTTCACCTGTGCTTTGGAAACCTTTGGTGTTGTCAGAAGTTGAATTCTGTCCTGAGGTTATTAAGCAATACACACTTGGATGTGAGAGCAAGAGGGTTAGGGAACTCTTGAAGACAAAAGTGAGAAAACATCTTGCTTATATTGGATGGACAATTGAGGTGACTGAAGACAGGTATTTTGCTGGGCGATACAGATACAGATACAAGCCACCTGGTGAACAAGGCACAAAATTTTACACTTCAATTGCCAAAGCTTGTAGATATATTAAGCAAAATGAACCTCTGGTGTCCCAAAATGACCCGGGTAGGATGCATGATATGGTCGATAGTAGCATTCTACATCTTCTTTCTGATCAATCGCGTAGCAATCGGGTTGATGATGCTTATAATTCTacggtggcgtcttcctcttctgcGAAAGTTGTAGTTGAACCTGAATTTTGTCCGGAAGCTGTTGTGAAATATTACTTGCATGCATTAGAGAATCGCCATGCTGATAAAAGGAAATGGAACTTGAAAGCAAAACAACATCTGTTAGCAGAAGGATGGGTTTTTGACTATCCAACTGAGAAACGGAGGAGAACATTGTACAAGTCTCCGAAAAATCAGACTTTGGGAACACTTCAAGGTGCTTGTAGGCTATACATTAAAGAAAGTATTCCCAAATGGACAATTTCCAGCATGAGACCTATGCATCTCTCTGTTGGTAACGAAGAAAGTGTTCATAGTGATGATCTATTACGTTGTGTCTCACAATTGGTTCAAAGGGAACCTGAATTACACAATGGTTTGCCAGTGAGTACTTCAAAAGGGAATGGGAATGAAAACAATCCTCGCTCGAAGAATTCAAAGAATAGCTCCCGAAAGCGCCATAGGAATGGAGTACCTACACGGGTGCTAAGATCAAGCAAAAGGGTGCAGAAAGTGCTTGCCCCTGGATTCTTACACCAAAAACCTCAAAATATTTTGTCTTGGTTAATAGATAACAACATCTTTTCGGCAAAGTGTAAGGTCTATTTCAGGGAAAAACGTGGCAAGAATTCAATCAAGGCTGAGGGGCGCATAGGTCGTGATGGAATCAAGTGTTGCTGTTGTCAAGAGATATACAGTCTTTGTGGCTTTGCTAATCATGCTGGTTCCAATAGTAACCACAGACCTTCTGCTAGTATCTTCTTGAAAGACGGTCGCTCGCTACTGGATTGCCAGATTCAAGTAATGCATGAAAAAACGAAGGAGGAGAAAACGGAGAAACAATCAAATGATCTTTGTCGAGGGGAAAACGACAACATTTGTTCTGTGTGTCAATATGGGGGTGAACTTATCTTGTGTGATCAATGTCCTTCTGCATTTCATATGAGTTGTCTAGGTTTGAAG GTAATTCCTGGTGGTGACTGGTTTTGTCCATCATGTCGATGTGGAATTTGCAGCGAAATCAAGGGGGATAAGGGCAAACAATTTCTTAATTGCATTCAATGTGAACGTAAAT ATCATCTTGAGTGCTTGAGAAATGGAACAGTAGATAAATTAAGACGTATGGCAAAATGGTTCTGTGGAAACAAATGTGAACAG ATATACACCAGCCTGCATAAACAATTAGGAAAACCAATTGCAGTGGATGCAGacaatctaacttggacattgatcAAGTCTGTTGACTCTGAGAATTGTGATGTTGGTTCTGCTAAAGACAAATACTTGGCAGAGAATTACAGCAAACTCAATATTGCACTTTCTGTGATGCATGAATGCTTTGAGCCCCTACAGAACCCTTCCTCTAGCAGAGATCTCATGGAAGATGTCATATTCAGCAGATG GTCTGAGCTTAATAGAACGAATTTCCAGGGTTTCTACACTGTACTTCTTGAAAGAAATGAAGAACTGATAAGCGTGGCAACTTTTAG GGTGTATGGAGAGAAGGTCGCAGAAGTACCACTTGTAGGTACGAGATTTCAGTACCGTCGACTTGGAATGTGTCGCATTTTAATGAATGAACTTGAAAAG CTTGTCATCATTACAGATTCCACCCTGCTTCATTAG
- the LOC107623730 gene encoding uncharacterized protein LOC107623730 isoform X3, protein MRIINKESPTMAVGVVKCNYIRKRKRASLKQKLLLNERVEVRSVEDGFMGSWHPGTVIHCGKQKRHVRYDNVLEDDGSSHVVDVVAVSPVVDGVSVSDSNVERGYIRPMPPMFEFGGWDLPFGLCVDVSYQEAWWEGVIFDHCNGMDERRVFFPDLGDEMKIGIHHLRMTHDWDEFADDWKPRGNWVFLELVEECERLSYVAVSVKQIWYDVRVRKEFESLIRDWTCDEKELWRDLVMEVAGDYYALTLQDILPALKIDFLEETPRTELVEPTAIADSDDVPTNAFGSCTGITDVSEEKGDSANLMDCDQNSGSIDHIQEENNIDTLIAGAFDEQNMSELNVNVPEEEDVRSREPISPIQQIFPEDQKETSSHRHVRSPVLWKPLVLSEVEFCPEVIKQYTLGCESKRVRELLKTKVRKHLAYIGWTIEVTEDRYFAGRYRYRYKPPGEQGTKFYTSIAKACRYIKQNEPLVSQNDPGRMHDMVDSSILHLLSDQSRSNRVDDAYNSTVASSSSAKVVVEPEFCPEAVVKYYLHALENRHADKRKWNLKAKQHLLAEGWVFDYPTEKRRRTLYKSPKNQTLGTLQGACRLYIKESIPKWTISSMRPMHLSVGNEESVHSDDLLRCVSQLVQREPELHNGLPVSTSKGNGNENNPRSKNSKNSSRKRHRNGVPTRVLRSSKRVQKVLAPGFLHQKPQNILSWLIDNNIFSAKCKVYFREKRGKNSIKAEGRIGRDGIKCCCCQEIYSLCGFANHAGSNSNHRPSASIFLKDGRSLLDCQIQVMHEKTKEEKTEKQSNDLCRGENDNICSVCQYGGELILCDQCPSAFHMSCLGLKVIPGGDWFCPSCRCGICSEIKGDKGKQFLNCIQCERKYHLECLRNGTVDKLRRMAKWFCGNKCEQIYTSLHKQLGKPIAVDADNLTWTLIKSVDSENCDVGSAKDKYLAENYSKLNIALSVMHECFEPLQNPSSSRDLMEDVIFSRWSELNRTNFQGFYTVLLERNEELISVATFRVYGEKVAEVPLVGTRFQYRRLGMCRILMNELEKIPPCFISMNRVHKEEE, encoded by the exons ATGAGAATAATAAACAAAGAA TCTCCAACAATGGCGGTTGGTGTCGTGAAGTGTAATTACATCAGAAAACGCAAAAGAGCATCATTGAAGCAAAAACTTCTTCTTAATGAGAGAGTTGAG GTAAGGAGTGTGGAAGATGGGTTTATGGGGTCATGGCACCCAGGTACAGTTATACATTGTGGCAAACAAAAGCGTCATGTGAGGTATGACAATGTATTGGAAGATGATGGATCAAGCCATGTTGTTGATGTGGTTGCTGTTTCACCTGTTGTGGATGGTGTTAGTGTTTCAGATTCTAATGTTGAGCGTGGCTACATTAGGCCAATGCCTCCGATGTTTGAATTTGGTGGATGGGACCTCCCATTTGGACTTTGTGTCGACGTAAGTTACCAAGAAGCATGGTGGGAAGGTGTTATTTTTGATCACTGCAATGGAATGGATGAGAGGAGGGTGTTCTTCCCTGATTTGGGTGATGAGATGAAAATTGGGATCCATCATTTGAGGATGACTCATGATTGGGATGAATTTGCCGACGATTGGAAGCCAAGGGGGAACTGGGTTTTTCTTGAATTGGTAGAGGAGTGTGAGAGGTTGTCCTATGTTGCTGTCTCAGTGAAGCAGATTTGGTATGATGTGAGGGTTAGGAAGGAGTTTGAGAGCCTTATTAGGGATTGGACTTGTGATGAGAAGGAATTGTGGAGAGATCTTGTTATGGAGGTAGCTGGTGACTACTATGCTCTCACATTGCAAGACATTTTGCCAGCATTAAAAATTGATTTCTTGGAAGAAACTCCAAGAACCGAGTTAGTTGAGCCTACTGCTATTGCTGATAGTGATGATGTTCCCACTAATGCATTTGGTTCTTGCACAGGAATAACTGATGTCTCTGAGGAGAAAGGTGACTCCGCGAATCTAATGGATTGTGATCAAAACTCTGGTAGCATCGATCATATTCAAGAGGAAAACAATATAGATACTTTGATTGCTGGGGCCTTTGACGAGCAAAATATGTCAGAGTTAAATGTGAATGTACCTGAGGAGGAAGATGTGAGGTCAAGAGAACCGATATCTCCAATTCAGCAAATATTTCCTGAAGATCAAAAGGAAACTTCCAGCCATAGACATGTTCGTTCACCTGTGCTTTGGAAACCTTTGGTGTTGTCAGAAGTTGAATTCTGTCCTGAGGTTATTAAGCAATACACACTTGGATGTGAGAGCAAGAGGGTTAGGGAACTCTTGAAGACAAAAGTGAGAAAACATCTTGCTTATATTGGATGGACAATTGAGGTGACTGAAGACAGGTATTTTGCTGGGCGATACAGATACAGATACAAGCCACCTGGTGAACAAGGCACAAAATTTTACACTTCAATTGCCAAAGCTTGTAGATATATTAAGCAAAATGAACCTCTGGTGTCCCAAAATGACCCGGGTAGGATGCATGATATGGTCGATAGTAGCATTCTACATCTTCTTTCTGATCAATCGCGTAGCAATCGGGTTGATGATGCTTATAATTCTacggtggcgtcttcctcttctgcGAAAGTTGTAGTTGAACCTGAATTTTGTCCGGAAGCTGTTGTGAAATATTACTTGCATGCATTAGAGAATCGCCATGCTGATAAAAGGAAATGGAACTTGAAAGCAAAACAACATCTGTTAGCAGAAGGATGGGTTTTTGACTATCCAACTGAGAAACGGAGGAGAACATTGTACAAGTCTCCGAAAAATCAGACTTTGGGAACACTTCAAGGTGCTTGTAGGCTATACATTAAAGAAAGTATTCCCAAATGGACAATTTCCAGCATGAGACCTATGCATCTCTCTGTTGGTAACGAAGAAAGTGTTCATAGTGATGATCTATTACGTTGTGTCTCACAATTGGTTCAAAGGGAACCTGAATTACACAATGGTTTGCCAGTGAGTACTTCAAAAGGGAATGGGAATGAAAACAATCCTCGCTCGAAGAATTCAAAGAATAGCTCCCGAAAGCGCCATAGGAATGGAGTACCTACACGGGTGCTAAGATCAAGCAAAAGGGTGCAGAAAGTGCTTGCCCCTGGATTCTTACACCAAAAACCTCAAAATATTTTGTCTTGGTTAATAGATAACAACATCTTTTCGGCAAAGTGTAAGGTCTATTTCAGGGAAAAACGTGGCAAGAATTCAATCAAGGCTGAGGGGCGCATAGGTCGTGATGGAATCAAGTGTTGCTGTTGTCAAGAGATATACAGTCTTTGTGGCTTTGCTAATCATGCTGGTTCCAATAGTAACCACAGACCTTCTGCTAGTATCTTCTTGAAAGACGGTCGCTCGCTACTGGATTGCCAGATTCAAGTAATGCATGAAAAAACGAAGGAGGAGAAAACGGAGAAACAATCAAATGATCTTTGTCGAGGGGAAAACGACAACATTTGTTCTGTGTGTCAATATGGGGGTGAACTTATCTTGTGTGATCAATGTCCTTCTGCATTTCATATGAGTTGTCTAGGTTTGAAG GTAATTCCTGGTGGTGACTGGTTTTGTCCATCATGTCGATGTGGAATTTGCAGCGAAATCAAGGGGGATAAGGGCAAACAATTTCTTAATTGCATTCAATGTGAACGTAAAT ATCATCTTGAGTGCTTGAGAAATGGAACAGTAGATAAATTAAGACGTATGGCAAAATGGTTCTGTGGAAACAAATGTGAACAG ATATACACCAGCCTGCATAAACAATTAGGAAAACCAATTGCAGTGGATGCAGacaatctaacttggacattgatcAAGTCTGTTGACTCTGAGAATTGTGATGTTGGTTCTGCTAAAGACAAATACTTGGCAGAGAATTACAGCAAACTCAATATTGCACTTTCTGTGATGCATGAATGCTTTGAGCCCCTACAGAACCCTTCCTCTAGCAGAGATCTCATGGAAGATGTCATATTCAGCAGATG GTCTGAGCTTAATAGAACGAATTTCCAGGGTTTCTACACTGTACTTCTTGAAAGAAATGAAGAACTGATAAGCGTGGCAACTTTTAG GGTGTATGGAGAGAAGGTCGCAGAAGTACCACTTGTAGGTACGAGATTTCAGTACCGTCGACTTGGAATGTGTCGCATTTTAATGAATGAACTTGAAAAG ATTCCACCCTGCTTCATTAGCATGAATAGGGTACATAAAGAGGAAGAATAA